One genomic segment of Chitinophaga sancti includes these proteins:
- a CDS encoding FtsX-like permease family protein, translating to MIKNYLKTAWRSLTRNKVHSLINIIGLAAGITVVMLIAFWVYDETSYNTYFKNYNSIARIKQNQTFEGKVYTQDAIPFPLGKALQTDYSSDFKHVIMSSWQSNHILNYGLKSLTESGIFMDNGADDMLSLKMLYGKYGSLIQPNNILVSASAAKALFGNEDPMNRQLKIDNEMDVKVAGVFEDIPPNTEFMKLNFIASWNLYAAKTWVKNIQNDWGDNSFQTFIQLSDNVNINNVNKKIANIKYNKTDEEDKKNHSKIFLTPMRNWHLHNNWENGVASGGQIVYVWMFGIIGLFVLLLACINFMNLATARSEKRAKEVGIRKAVGSARKMLIAQFYLESILVVTIAFGFALLFAVIALPWFNKLANKQMNIPWTNAYFWFAGILFIFITGIISGSYPALYLSSFNPIKILKGNFHATRNAAIPRKALIVMQFAISLILIIGTAVVYKQIKFAQNRPVGYSRNALINIPMSTEDFGENYNAIKTELISKGIAESVATSSSPLTRSWFTTGGYTWQGKSPDLNQDFVKYYVSPDFGKTINWQIVQGRDFSSEFPSDSSGLIINESAVKYMGLKNPVGALISRNDSKQTTYQIVGVVKNIVTESAYEPVQQTFYFFDKSGKANFIFIKLKANKSVHTSIEQTGDIFKKYITTAPFEYSFVSDDFAQKFFNEERVGKLAGLFSALAVLISALGLFGMASFMAEQRTKEIGIRKVLGASVINVWGLLSKEFIVLVIIAILIAVPVAYYLMHNWLQNYNYRTNIPWQIFVLSGIGALAITLITISFQSIKAAMANPVKSLRTE from the coding sequence ATGATCAAAAATTATCTCAAAACCGCATGGCGCAGCCTTACAAGAAACAAAGTCCACTCACTTATAAATATAATCGGGCTTGCAGCAGGTATTACAGTTGTTATGCTAATTGCTTTTTGGGTATATGACGAAACATCGTACAATACTTATTTCAAAAATTATAACAGCATTGCCAGGATTAAGCAAAACCAAACCTTTGAAGGAAAAGTATATACTCAGGATGCTATTCCTTTCCCATTAGGTAAAGCCTTGCAAACAGATTATAGCAGCGACTTTAAGCATGTAATCATGAGTTCCTGGCAGAGCAACCATATTCTGAATTATGGTTTAAAAAGCCTGACAGAATCAGGCATTTTTATGGACAATGGCGCTGATGACATGCTCTCGTTAAAAATGCTGTATGGCAAGTATGGAAGTCTGATCCAGCCAAATAACATCCTGGTTTCTGCCTCAGCAGCTAAAGCGCTATTTGGTAATGAAGATCCGATGAACCGCCAGTTGAAAATTGACAACGAAATGGATGTAAAAGTAGCTGGTGTGTTTGAAGATATCCCCCCAAATACAGAGTTTATGAAATTGAACTTTATTGCCTCATGGAATTTGTATGCCGCTAAAACATGGGTGAAAAATATTCAGAACGACTGGGGAGATAACTCTTTCCAAACGTTTATTCAACTTTCGGATAACGTAAATATCAATAACGTTAATAAGAAAATCGCTAATATAAAATACAATAAAACTGATGAAGAGGATAAGAAAAATCATTCCAAAATCTTCCTTACACCTATGCGTAACTGGCATTTGCATAACAATTGGGAAAATGGCGTTGCATCAGGCGGCCAGATTGTATATGTATGGATGTTTGGAATTATAGGTTTATTTGTGCTGCTGTTAGCCTGTATCAACTTTATGAACCTCGCAACAGCAAGAAGTGAAAAACGCGCTAAGGAAGTAGGCATTCGTAAAGCCGTTGGCTCCGCACGAAAAATGTTGATAGCGCAATTTTATCTGGAATCAATATTAGTAGTTACAATTGCATTTGGATTTGCTTTATTGTTTGCCGTCATTGCGCTACCCTGGTTTAACAAACTTGCAAATAAGCAAATGAATATTCCCTGGACAAACGCTTACTTTTGGTTTGCAGGTATTTTATTCATTTTTATTACAGGCATTATTTCAGGCAGCTATCCTGCGTTATACCTGTCGTCTTTTAATCCCATAAAAATTTTGAAAGGAAACTTTCACGCAACACGTAATGCAGCAATCCCAAGGAAAGCATTAATTGTAATGCAGTTTGCTATTTCACTAATTCTAATCATTGGAACTGCTGTAGTGTACAAGCAAATAAAATTTGCACAAAACAGACCAGTTGGTTATAGCAGAAATGCTTTGATTAACATCCCAATGAGCACTGAAGATTTTGGGGAAAACTATAATGCTATTAAAACTGAATTGATAAGTAAAGGCATTGCAGAAAGTGTAGCAACTTCATCAAGCCCCCTTACACGTTCGTGGTTTACTACGGGAGGATATACCTGGCAGGGAAAAAGCCCTGACTTAAACCAGGATTTTGTAAAGTATTACGTATCACCTGATTTTGGCAAAACCATCAACTGGCAAATTGTACAGGGAAGAGATTTTTCATCCGAATTTCCCTCTGATTCTTCCGGGCTTATTATTAACGAATCTGCCGTAAAATACATGGGTTTAAAAAATCCCGTAGGTGCTCTTATCAGCAGAAATGATAGTAAGCAGACTACCTATCAAATTGTAGGTGTTGTAAAAAATATTGTTACAGAATCTGCTTATGAACCTGTGCAGCAAACGTTCTATTTTTTTGATAAAAGCGGCAAAGCCAACTTTATTTTTATTAAACTCAAGGCAAATAAAAGTGTACATACATCTATTGAACAAACAGGCGATATTTTCAAGAAATATATTACCACTGCGCCGTTTGAATACAGCTTTGTGAGCGATGATTTTGCACAAAAATTTTTCAATGAAGAACGAGTAGGAAAACTGGCAGGCTTATTCTCGGCTTTGGCAGTTTTAATTAGCGCACTTGGATTATTCGGCATGGCATCTTTTATGGCCGAACAGCGAACAAAAGAAATAGGCATACGTAAAGTGCTGGGCGCATCTGTAATTAATGTATGGGGGTTATTGTCAAAAGAATTTATAGTACTTGTAATTATAGCCATACTGATCGCTGTACCGGTTGCCTATTATTTGATGCATAACTGGCTGCAGAATTATAACTATAGAACAAATATTCCCTGGCAGATTTTTGTGCTATCAGGAATTGGAGCGTTGGCGATAACGTTAATTACCATAAGCTTTCAATCCATTAAAGCAGCAATGGCCAACCCAGTAAAAAGCTTGAGGACGGAGTAG
- a CDS encoding PorP/SprF family type IX secretion system membrane protein, with protein MANESKAQSLGNSQSLLEPSGTQYFQNQYLANPAMAGLEQGMRLNAAYRRQLGGMPGAPVTAFASGDWQVNSRVGVGAQVMSDKAGLIDRTRVAMTYAYRIPLGLEEQQFHFGLSAVWNVQRLDVKAVNGDSNDPSISGFNRRDNYFEAEFGMGYTDKHLNVQAALPNVRNLFTGNNLGVDGGGLFFTAVSYRFLPGSDEVTSIEPKLVYRGVKGYDNILDAGLNVSFLNNVANIMAMYHSSKSVTAGIGVKAWQMVSEQAMYTTHTGGIKTYVDGAFEIGATIQLFK; from the coding sequence CCTCCGGCACACAATATTTCCAGAACCAGTACCTGGCCAACCCGGCCATGGCTGGTCTGGAACAAGGCATGCGTCTCAATGCTGCCTATCGCCGTCAGTTGGGCGGTATGCCCGGTGCCCCGGTCACAGCCTTTGCCTCCGGCGATTGGCAGGTGAATAGCAGGGTAGGGGTAGGTGCACAGGTGATGAGCGATAAAGCTGGATTGATAGATCGTACCCGTGTTGCGATGACGTATGCCTATCGTATCCCATTAGGGTTAGAGGAGCAACAGTTTCATTTTGGTTTATCTGCTGTGTGGAATGTACAACGCCTGGATGTAAAGGCAGTGAATGGGGATTCCAACGACCCTTCTATTAGTGGATTTAATCGCAGGGATAACTATTTTGAAGCGGAGTTTGGAATGGGTTATACGGATAAGCATCTCAATGTACAGGCGGCATTACCGAATGTACGTAACCTGTTTACAGGGAATAACCTGGGTGTAGACGGTGGTGGTCTTTTTTTTACGGCGGTGTCTTATAGGTTCCTGCCAGGGAGTGATGAGGTCACATCTATTGAACCCAAACTGGTGTATAGAGGTGTAAAGGGATATGATAATATCCTGGATGCGGGTTTGAATGTCAGTTTCCTGAATAATGTGGCGAATATAATGGCGATGTATCATTCATCCAAAAGTGTGACAGCGGGAATTGGTGTAAAAGCGTGGCAAATGGTGTCGGAACAGGCGATGTATACAACGCATACAGGAGGGATAAAAACGTATGTAGATGGGGCTTTTGAAATAGGCGCAACGATACAGCTATTTAAGTAA